From the genome of Nomia melanderi isolate GNS246 chromosome 14, iyNomMela1, whole genome shotgun sequence, one region includes:
- the stv gene encoding BAG domain-containing protein starvin isoform X1, whose translation MSYYFRDKSKFGDKLRGKSGDELLQEIKQQFDEDAKSFFKPTAGRSAGRDPFERHTVFPRGFPFDDEGFGRRGSDIRAQLDQLAARHPEFADHLLGPAWGDIPFHGSLRNRNRGSGNAANNNYQGYSDEDARSQASGSSAASGASAASSHGEPEGNNLHRERSQIPQYGLRNTVDIGQHRHDMENPDKRNRGQRSMSAPPENRQSFCQQRVHQQDQLPQQCPDHQHHQHHQQQTPPQGQRFVSRIDITPQHNQPQHQQQQQQQQQQQYPQQQQQQQQQQQQQQQQQQQQQYPQQQQQQQQQYPQQQQHQQQYPQQPQAQTQPQQQGNVRHIPIFVEGRDEPVLTKSFDEPHYRREASPPRTQFHAPPPHFQRSPHFAESPFGRSHQWSANFQDPFYPSQTSFEQPSRRQQQQAHGYQQQHPRHQQQYEQPQPRKQQYAQQPQQQNDHHHHQQQQQQPQQQQQEPPKPKPVVPKDPLERVALVQKEVDALAEQVKLYSGNSRKDKEYIYLDEMLTRELIKLDDIETEGRENVRQARKNAITSIQETIGLLESKAPIVPSQPTSPVATEDRAPFDSESQPAEAMDVDRKQEERLNEPIPLPPVPSAASNEPEGGCEQKKPVDDPASSNDAAEPSGEPMDTASVDKSAEPPVASMEVQQSSEQAKPPVDDGNKVDAAAAAASKENTANDAPGDNEQQENRVSNEVAPENDSRAPNPPNDPRDGQPATEDGLAPSNTDTTAADQKTLEEQVPKEKPEKKPADEKMEVDGNAKQSPKTTKRGKKTKKQAAGGVAATATSVSDKPIPLPPPENTETDAK comes from the coding sequence GGATTCCCGTTCGACGACGAGGGTTTCGGTAGACGCGGCAGCGACATCCGCGCTCAGCTGGACCAGCTGGCCGCTCGACACCCGGAGTTCGCGGATCACCTGCTCGGACCGGCCTGGGGCGACATACCTTTCCACGGTTCGCTTCGCAATCGAAACCGTGGCTCTGGAAACGCCGCGAACAACAACTACCAAGGTTACTCGGACGAGGACGCGAGGAGTCAAGCGAGCGGGAGCAGCGCCGCGAGCGGAGCCAGCGCGGCCAGCTCTCACGGCGAACCGGAAGGGAACAACCTCCATCGGGAGAGAAGCCAAATCCCCCAGTACGGACTGCGCAACACGGTCGACATAGGTCAGCACCGTCACGACATGGAGAATCCGGACAAAAGGAACCGTGGCCAACGGTCCATGTCCGCCCCGCCGGAGAACAGGCAGTCCTTCTGCCAGCAGCGCGTCCATCAGCAGGACCAGCTGCCCCAGCAGTGTCCGGACCATCAGCACCATCAGCATCATCAGCAGCAGACGCCACCGCAGGGCCAGAGATTCGTGTCGAGGATAGACATAACTCCCCAACACAATCAACCTCAGcatcagcagcaacagcagcagcagcagcagcaacagtaccctcaacagcagcagcagcagcagcagcagcagcaacagcagcagcagcagcagcagcaacaacaataccctcaacagcagcagcagcagcaacaacagtaCCCTCAACAGCAGCAGCACCAACAACAATACCCTCAGCAACCTCAAGCTCAGACGCAACCGCAACAGCAGGGCAACGTCAGGCACATACCGATCTTCGTGGAAGGCAGAGACGAGCCCGTTCTGACGAAAAGTTTCGACGAGCCGCATTACAGGAGAGAAGCTTCTCCTCCTCGCACGCAGTTCCACGCGCCGCCTCCTCATTTCCAGAGGTCGCCGCATTTCGCGGAGTCGCCTTTCGGCAGGTCCCATCAGTGGTCAGCGAATTTTCAAGATCCGTTCTATCCGAGCCAGACCAGCTTCGAGCAACCCTCGCGCAGGCAACAGCAACAAGCTCACGGCTATCAGCAGCAACATCCTAGACACCAGCAGCAATACGAGCAGCCGCAACCGCGCAAACAACAGTACGCCCAACAGCCTCAACAGCAAAacgaccaccaccaccaccaacagcagcagcagcaaccgcagcaacaacaacaggaACCGCCTAAACCGAAGCCCGTCGTTCCGAAGGATCCGTTGGAGAGGGTAGCCCTCGTGCAGAAAGAGGTCGACGCTCTGGCGGAGCAAGTGAAACTATACAGCGGGAACTCGAGGAAAGACAAAGAGTACATATACCTCGACGAAATGCTGACCAGAGAGCTGATCAAACTGGACGACATCGAAACCGAGGGCAGGGAAAACGTGAGACAAGCGAGGAAGAACGCTATAACGAGCATACAGGAGACGATCGGCCTGCTCGAGTCGAAGGCTCCTATCGTCCCTTCGCAGCCGACGTCGCCGGTAGCGACGGAAGACCGGGCTCCCTTCGATTCCGAGAGCCAGCCCGCCGAAGCCATGGACGTGGACAGGAAGCAGGAGGAACGGCTGAACGAACCCATACCGTTGCCGCCCGTCCCCTCTGCCGCGAGCAACGAGCCCGAAGGAGGCTGCGAACAGAAGAAGCCGGTCGACGATCCGGCCTCGAGCAACGATGCCGCCGAGCCTTCCGGAGAACCGATGGACACCGCTTCGGTGGACAAGTCCGCGGAACCACCGGTCGCTTCGATGGAGGTGCAACAGAGTTCGGAGCAAGCTAAGCCTCCCGTCGACGATGGGAACAAGgtcgacgccgccgccgccgccgcgtcgaAGGAAAACACCGCGAACGACGCGCCCGGGGACAACGAACAGCAGGAGAATCGAGTCTCGAACGAAGTCGCGCCGGAGAACGATTCGCGAGCACCAAACCCGCCGAACGATCCCCGAGACGGGCAACCGGCGACCGAAGACGGGCTAGCTCCCTCGAACACGGACACCACTGCCGCCGACCAGAAGACGCTCGAGGAGCAGGTCCCGAAAGAGAAACCCGAGAAGAAGCCCGCCGACGAGAAGATGGAGGTGGACGGTAACGCGAAGCAGTCGCCGAAGACTACcaagcggggaaagaagacgaagaaacaAGCCGCCGGCGGTGTCGCCGCTACCGCCACTTCGGTCTCCGACAAGCCGATACCGTTGCCACCGCCGGAGAACACGGAAACGGACGCCAAGTAG
- the stv gene encoding BAG domain-containing protein starvin isoform X2, with translation MDSSVILDKASEFGDPIDLDRPFPGFPFDDEGFGRRGSDIRAQLDQLAARHPEFADHLLGPAWGDIPFHGSLRNRNRGSGNAANNNYQGYSDEDARSQASGSSAASGASAASSHGEPEGNNLHRERSQIPQYGLRNTVDIGQHRHDMENPDKRNRGQRSMSAPPENRQSFCQQRVHQQDQLPQQCPDHQHHQHHQQQTPPQGQRFVSRIDITPQHNQPQHQQQQQQQQQQQYPQQQQQQQQQQQQQQQQQQQQQYPQQQQQQQQQYPQQQQHQQQYPQQPQAQTQPQQQGNVRHIPIFVEGRDEPVLTKSFDEPHYRREASPPRTQFHAPPPHFQRSPHFAESPFGRSHQWSANFQDPFYPSQTSFEQPSRRQQQQAHGYQQQHPRHQQQYEQPQPRKQQYAQQPQQQNDHHHHQQQQQQPQQQQQEPPKPKPVVPKDPLERVALVQKEVDALAEQVKLYSGNSRKDKEYIYLDEMLTRELIKLDDIETEGRENVRQARKNAITSIQETIGLLESKAPIVPSQPTSPVATEDRAPFDSESQPAEAMDVDRKQEERLNEPIPLPPVPSAASNEPEGGCEQKKPVDDPASSNDAAEPSGEPMDTASVDKSAEPPVASMEVQQSSEQAKPPVDDGNKVDAAAAAASKENTANDAPGDNEQQENRVSNEVAPENDSRAPNPPNDPRDGQPATEDGLAPSNTDTTAADQKTLEEQVPKEKPEKKPADEKMEVDGNAKQSPKTTKRGKKTKKQAAGGVAATATSVSDKPIPLPPPENTETDAK, from the exons ATGGACTCGTCTGTCATCCTGGACAAAGCATCCGAATTCGGAGACCCTATCGATTTGGACCGTCCGTTCCCC GGATTCCCGTTCGACGACGAGGGTTTCGGTAGACGCGGCAGCGACATCCGCGCTCAGCTGGACCAGCTGGCCGCTCGACACCCGGAGTTCGCGGATCACCTGCTCGGACCGGCCTGGGGCGACATACCTTTCCACGGTTCGCTTCGCAATCGAAACCGTGGCTCTGGAAACGCCGCGAACAACAACTACCAAGGTTACTCGGACGAGGACGCGAGGAGTCAAGCGAGCGGGAGCAGCGCCGCGAGCGGAGCCAGCGCGGCCAGCTCTCACGGCGAACCGGAAGGGAACAACCTCCATCGGGAGAGAAGCCAAATCCCCCAGTACGGACTGCGCAACACGGTCGACATAGGTCAGCACCGTCACGACATGGAGAATCCGGACAAAAGGAACCGTGGCCAACGGTCCATGTCCGCCCCGCCGGAGAACAGGCAGTCCTTCTGCCAGCAGCGCGTCCATCAGCAGGACCAGCTGCCCCAGCAGTGTCCGGACCATCAGCACCATCAGCATCATCAGCAGCAGACGCCACCGCAGGGCCAGAGATTCGTGTCGAGGATAGACATAACTCCCCAACACAATCAACCTCAGcatcagcagcaacagcagcagcagcagcagcaacagtaccctcaacagcagcagcagcagcagcagcagcagcaacagcagcagcagcagcagcagcaacaacaataccctcaacagcagcagcagcagcaacaacagtaCCCTCAACAGCAGCAGCACCAACAACAATACCCTCAGCAACCTCAAGCTCAGACGCAACCGCAACAGCAGGGCAACGTCAGGCACATACCGATCTTCGTGGAAGGCAGAGACGAGCCCGTTCTGACGAAAAGTTTCGACGAGCCGCATTACAGGAGAGAAGCTTCTCCTCCTCGCACGCAGTTCCACGCGCCGCCTCCTCATTTCCAGAGGTCGCCGCATTTCGCGGAGTCGCCTTTCGGCAGGTCCCATCAGTGGTCAGCGAATTTTCAAGATCCGTTCTATCCGAGCCAGACCAGCTTCGAGCAACCCTCGCGCAGGCAACAGCAACAAGCTCACGGCTATCAGCAGCAACATCCTAGACACCAGCAGCAATACGAGCAGCCGCAACCGCGCAAACAACAGTACGCCCAACAGCCTCAACAGCAAAacgaccaccaccaccaccaacagcagcagcagcaaccgcagcaacaacaacaggaACCGCCTAAACCGAAGCCCGTCGTTCCGAAGGATCCGTTGGAGAGGGTAGCCCTCGTGCAGAAAGAGGTCGACGCTCTGGCGGAGCAAGTGAAACTATACAGCGGGAACTCGAGGAAAGACAAAGAGTACATATACCTCGACGAAATGCTGACCAGAGAGCTGATCAAACTGGACGACATCGAAACCGAGGGCAGGGAAAACGTGAGACAAGCGAGGAAGAACGCTATAACGAGCATACAGGAGACGATCGGCCTGCTCGAGTCGAAGGCTCCTATCGTCCCTTCGCAGCCGACGTCGCCGGTAGCGACGGAAGACCGGGCTCCCTTCGATTCCGAGAGCCAGCCCGCCGAAGCCATGGACGTGGACAGGAAGCAGGAGGAACGGCTGAACGAACCCATACCGTTGCCGCCCGTCCCCTCTGCCGCGAGCAACGAGCCCGAAGGAGGCTGCGAACAGAAGAAGCCGGTCGACGATCCGGCCTCGAGCAACGATGCCGCCGAGCCTTCCGGAGAACCGATGGACACCGCTTCGGTGGACAAGTCCGCGGAACCACCGGTCGCTTCGATGGAGGTGCAACAGAGTTCGGAGCAAGCTAAGCCTCCCGTCGACGATGGGAACAAGgtcgacgccgccgccgccgccgcgtcgaAGGAAAACACCGCGAACGACGCGCCCGGGGACAACGAACAGCAGGAGAATCGAGTCTCGAACGAAGTCGCGCCGGAGAACGATTCGCGAGCACCAAACCCGCCGAACGATCCCCGAGACGGGCAACCGGCGACCGAAGACGGGCTAGCTCCCTCGAACACGGACACCACTGCCGCCGACCAGAAGACGCTCGAGGAGCAGGTCCCGAAAGAGAAACCCGAGAAGAAGCCCGCCGACGAGAAGATGGAGGTGGACGGTAACGCGAAGCAGTCGCCGAAGACTACcaagcggggaaagaagacgaagaaacaAGCCGCCGGCGGTGTCGCCGCTACCGCCACTTCGGTCTCCGACAAGCCGATACCGTTGCCACCGCCGGAGAACACGGAAACGGACGCCAAGTAG